The following are encoded in a window of Halodesulfovibrio sp. genomic DNA:
- a CDS encoding response regulator transcription factor, with the protein MMGELYRVVLAEDHVLLREGLKSLLQTFEGFEVVGEASDGYQAVELCENTAVDLVLMDLSMPKLDGLKATKIIKRTLPEIKILIITQYDANDYVHSALSAGADGYILKDATSEEFLLAVTSVLEGKTYISPGVANNVIRGYLSGGAATEAQSPLAGLTPREEEIFQLVAEGYKSREIAEMLVVSIKTVEKHRSNLMHKLCVHSAAELREFATRQGIIFKKPELSA; encoded by the coding sequence ATGATGGGAGAGTTGTATCGTGTTGTTTTAGCTGAAGATCATGTATTATTGCGTGAGGGGCTGAAATCATTATTGCAAACGTTTGAAGGCTTTGAGGTAGTAGGAGAAGCAAGTGACGGGTATCAGGCAGTAGAACTTTGTGAGAATACGGCAGTGGATTTGGTGTTGATGGACTTGTCAATGCCAAAGCTGGATGGCTTGAAGGCGACAAAAATCATTAAGCGTACTCTTCCTGAAATCAAAATTCTTATTATTACTCAGTACGACGCTAACGACTATGTTCATTCTGCATTGTCTGCCGGAGCAGACGGCTATATTTTGAAAGATGCAACCAGCGAGGAATTTTTACTTGCAGTTACAAGTGTACTGGAAGGAAAAACGTATATTTCTCCGGGAGTCGCAAATAATGTTATCAGAGGATATTTAAGTGGCGGAGCGGCGACGGAAGCCCAGTCTCCGTTGGCGGGATTGACCCCGCGCGAAGAAGAAATATTCCAACTGGTAGCAGAAGGCTATAAAAGTAGAGAGATAGCGGAAATGCTTGTAGTAAGCATTAAAACAGTTGAAAAACATCGCTCAAATCTTATGCATAAGCTGTGCGTACATTCTGCTGCGGAACTGCGGGAGTTTGCAACACGGCAAGGAATTATTTTTAAAAAGCCGGAGCTAAGCGCGTAA
- a CDS encoding DUF4198 domain-containing protein translates to MRTIILTLCALLFITSTAFAHFGMVIPDSNVATQKTRSTNLALSFSHPFEGAGMTLVKPEQFFVITDGKKTDLLSTLSETKVMGEAAWKTNFRFKRPGVYQFVMVPTPYWEPEENCFIIHYTKTYVAAFGSEEEWDAPAGLPTEIIPLTRPYGLYAGSSFTGQVLKDGKPVAGAEVEYELYNKEGLKAPTEHHVTMVTKTDSNGVFTVTCPKAGWWGFAALTTADYKLPAPDGKEKDVELGAVTWIHVDDFQK, encoded by the coding sequence ATGCGGACTATTATTCTTACCCTGTGTGCCCTTTTATTTATCACGAGCACAGCTTTTGCTCACTTCGGCATGGTAATACCGGATTCTAACGTAGCGACTCAAAAAACACGCAGTACCAACCTCGCCCTTTCTTTTTCTCATCCATTCGAAGGTGCAGGTATGACTCTTGTGAAGCCTGAACAATTTTTTGTCATCACAGACGGAAAAAAAACAGATCTGCTCTCAACACTTTCTGAAACGAAAGTAATGGGCGAAGCTGCATGGAAAACAAATTTCCGCTTCAAGCGTCCAGGCGTGTACCAGTTTGTAATGGTACCAACCCCATACTGGGAACCTGAAGAAAACTGCTTTATCATCCACTACACCAAAACCTATGTTGCAGCATTCGGCTCCGAAGAAGAATGGGACGCACCAGCAGGTCTACCAACAGAAATTATTCCGCTGACACGCCCATATGGTTTATATGCAGGAAGCAGCTTCACCGGTCAGGTTCTGAAAGACGGAAAACCTGTTGCCGGAGCTGAAGTGGAATACGAATTATATAATAAAGAAGGGCTGAAAGCACCAACAGAACACCACGTTACTATGGTTACAAAAACCGACAGCAATGGCGTGTTTACTGTAACTTGTCCTAAAGCCGGATGGTGGGGCTTTGCTGCGCTTACCACAGCAGACTACAAACTTCCTGCTCCTGACGGAAAAGAAAAAGATGTCGAATTAGGCGCTGTTACGTGGATTCACGTTGACGATTTCCAAAAATAG
- a CDS encoding response regulator: protein MQKTILIADDHPEIRTLVRITLSSDGYTVAECKTAPEAVDYTAQHPVHLILMDIDMPGEYNGIKATHILHSNPETTNIPVIMLTGSKNFQEESLQSGAVAYLTKPFSPIDLLKHVQQFVNASQ from the coding sequence ATGCAAAAAACAATTCTTATTGCAGACGACCATCCCGAAATACGCACACTGGTACGCATAACACTTTCCAGTGACGGATACACAGTGGCAGAATGCAAAACCGCTCCGGAAGCCGTAGACTATACAGCACAACACCCAGTGCATCTTATTCTTATGGATATCGATATGCCCGGGGAATACAACGGAATCAAAGCTACCCACATATTACATTCCAATCCAGAAACAACCAATATCCCCGTGATTATGCTCACAGGATCGAAAAATTTTCAGGAAGAAAGCTTGCAATCCGGCGCTGTGGCATATCTTACAAAACCATTCAGCCCGATTGATCTCCTTAAACACGTCCAACAGTTTGTGAACGCATCGCAATAA
- a CDS encoding ComF family protein, translating into MLKRIVALMGVDEARCASCLEPYSPVTDISFHALYKDHITVTNNTQSQLRFHHQWNLEPQLCPDCLLQLAPRTEGYCPICGMLYAKAIGTPSRCSSCLFSPPPWTHITLYSGYEGLLRKLLLQHKFHGRLDSGLTLARLLAARYTCKVTAPTAVIPVPLHSTRLLHRGHNQTMLCAKLIAQKINVPLLPEVLRRNRETTPQATLSKKERARNLSGAFSAHIPDSLRNAHLLLVDDIATTGSTLQQATKTLLDGGAGSVEVTIMAKTPEPQNVIPEAR; encoded by the coding sequence GTGCTTAAACGCATTGTTGCGCTTATGGGAGTTGATGAAGCTCGCTGCGCTTCATGCCTTGAACCGTACTCTCCCGTGACGGACATATCGTTTCACGCTCTCTATAAAGATCACATCACCGTCACGAACAACACGCAATCTCAGCTACGTTTTCATCACCAATGGAACTTAGAGCCACAATTGTGTCCAGACTGTCTGCTACAGCTAGCGCCACGAACAGAAGGATATTGCCCTATCTGCGGTATGCTCTATGCCAAAGCTATAGGTACACCTTCCCGCTGCTCCTCCTGCCTATTCTCTCCTCCTCCATGGACACACATCACCCTCTACAGCGGGTACGAGGGACTTTTACGAAAGCTGCTCCTTCAGCATAAGTTTCATGGGAGGCTGGATTCTGGACTAACTCTGGCGCGACTCCTTGCAGCACGCTACACATGTAAAGTCACTGCTCCAACGGCAGTTATCCCAGTTCCATTACATAGCACCCGTTTATTGCACCGTGGTCATAACCAGACCATGTTGTGCGCCAAACTGATTGCGCAAAAAATTAACGTACCCCTGCTCCCAGAAGTTCTCCGAAGAAATCGAGAGACCACACCACAAGCCACACTGAGCAAAAAAGAACGTGCACGTAATCTTTCCGGCGCATTTTCCGCCCATATCCCTGACTCGCTCCGCAACGCGCACCTACTGCTCGTTGATGACATTGCAACGACTGGATCAACCCTACAACAGGCGACGAAAACTCTTCTTGACGGTGGAGCCGGTTCTGTAGAAGTTACAATTATGGCGAAAACACCAGAACCACAAAATGTTATTCCCGAGGCACGATAG
- a CDS encoding phage regulatory CII family protein — MRETVTRVTQNMVLGARQSKWVAEQIGKPYPTMMRELNPYDQSAKLGADTLLDIMRATKDITALEFMAKELGYELSPVALEADHPFTDE, encoded by the coding sequence ATGAGAGAAACTGTAACTCGCGTGACACAAAACATGGTTCTAGGCGCACGGCAGTCTAAATGGGTAGCAGAACAAATCGGCAAACCTTATCCAACTATGATGCGTGAACTAAATCCGTATGACCAGAGCGCCAAGCTTGGTGCGGATACTCTGCTTGACATTATGCGTGCCACTAAAGATATCACTGCTCTCGAATTTATGGCAAAAGAGCTTGGCTATGAGCTTAGCCCTGTTGCTCTCGAAGCAGATCACCCATTCACTGACGAGTAG
- a CDS encoding flavodoxin family protein produces MTAPQSFADALQILGCSARKNGNSDYAARLFAQGYEAAGGTTQTRFMRDYTVRHCTACETCAVPGNKKCVQEGKDDSSELYSMLLEAPALCFSSPIYFYHLPSIFKTFIDRCQCFWFRHHNRDPYILSLPPRKAYVCLIAARPVGDQLFHGSLLTLKYFLTPLNISLAEPLLIYGKDGPTDLKNDPKTVQEVIDYGAAAYNDTVPLLTRYK; encoded by the coding sequence ATGACCGCACCGCAATCTTTTGCTGATGCTCTCCAAATTTTAGGATGCAGCGCCCGTAAGAACGGCAACTCAGACTATGCCGCCCGATTGTTTGCTCAAGGGTATGAAGCAGCTGGTGGAACAACACAGACTCGTTTCATGCGAGATTATACAGTGCGCCACTGTACTGCGTGCGAAACATGCGCTGTTCCCGGTAACAAAAAGTGCGTTCAGGAAGGTAAAGACGACAGCTCTGAACTGTATTCCATGCTTCTGGAAGCTCCAGCTCTATGCTTCTCGTCTCCAATTTACTTCTACCACCTGCCATCTATCTTCAAAACATTTATTGACCGTTGTCAGTGCTTCTGGTTCAGACATCACAACCGCGATCCGTATATTTTGTCGCTGCCTCCACGTAAAGCCTACGTATGTCTAATAGCAGCACGTCCTGTAGGCGACCAGCTTTTCCACGGCTCGCTGCTTACACTCAAATACTTTTTAACTCCTCTCAATATCAGCCTTGCAGAACCATTACTCATTTACGGCAAAGACGGTCCAACTGACCTGAAAAACGATCCTAAAACCGTGCAAGAAGTTATTGATTATGGCGCGGCTGCCTATAATGACACCGTCCCTCTTCTAACCAGATATAAATAA
- a CDS encoding TIM44-like domain-containing protein, with translation MKMIRPIALLLIPVLAAVFVIGMSEFADAKRLGGGRSFGSKPAFSKSFSKPVPKTPLNQNKSAFNNTQQPRRGLFGGMGGMFGGLLAGTLLGSLLFGGGFGGIGFMDILLLGLAFFFIRKMFRSRKMESQQSAYQGSGAANYSQQQSYSPPQEDFSNMQRQAQDAWANLRSTPAGGSQAQDVQPDVTIPEGFDSDEFLKGAKIVFNRLQQSWDSRDLDDIKQFTTLEVFESIKQQAKEDPQPSHTEILMANARLLEVKEDAEGVLATVYFDVLMREDKSAQHPEQVREVWHFLKAHKDDSMWLLDGIQQLEN, from the coding sequence ATGAAAATGATCCGCCCTATTGCCTTACTCCTTATCCCGGTTCTGGCAGCTGTATTTGTAATCGGCATGTCAGAATTTGCAGACGCCAAACGTCTTGGCGGGGGTAGGTCATTCGGCAGCAAGCCAGCGTTCAGCAAAAGTTTTTCCAAACCCGTACCAAAAACTCCGCTGAACCAGAACAAGTCAGCATTTAACAACACTCAACAACCGCGCAGAGGTCTCTTCGGAGGCATGGGCGGTATGTTCGGCGGTCTTCTCGCCGGTACATTACTTGGTTCCCTTCTTTTCGGTGGCGGCTTCGGCGGCATCGGATTTATGGACATCCTTCTGTTGGGCTTAGCATTTTTCTTTATCCGAAAAATGTTCCGCTCACGAAAAATGGAGTCCCAGCAGTCAGCCTATCAGGGCAGTGGCGCTGCGAACTATAGTCAACAGCAGTCTTACAGCCCCCCTCAGGAAGATTTTTCAAACATGCAGCGCCAAGCGCAAGACGCATGGGCAAACCTTCGCAGTACACCAGCAGGAGGCAGCCAAGCTCAGGATGTTCAGCCGGATGTAACTATTCCGGAAGGATTTGATTCTGACGAATTCCTGAAAGGCGCAAAAATCGTATTCAACCGTCTGCAACAAAGCTGGGACAGTCGTGACCTTGATGACATTAAACAATTCACGACTCTCGAAGTCTTCGAATCCATCAAACAGCAGGCAAAAGAAGACCCTCAACCTTCACACACAGAAATTCTAATGGCAAACGCCCGTTTGCTGGAAGTAAAAGAAGACGCTGAAGGTGTACTTGCAACTGTGTACTTTGACGTACTCATGCGCGAAGATAAATCCGCTCAGCATCCAGAACAGGTACGTGAAGTATGGCATTTCCTTAAAGCGCACAAAGATGACTCCATGTGGTTGCTTGACGGAATCCAGCAGTTGGAAAACTAA
- a CDS encoding MBL fold metallo-hydrolase codes for MQVKTFPLGPLETNCYVLFHEGKAVAVDPGGEPDTVIDFLREEGLTLTHILVTHFHFDHLYGVKALHDATNAIVIGGSDDAVLLDSEVGKGGMWGFPKVPMFDFTPITEGDQTFMDLECKVLATPGHSPGSLSFYFPAAQVVFVGDVLFYRAIGRTDLPGGDFDVLKKSVTEKIFALPPETVVYSGHGPQSSVQDEQINNPYFSDFQR; via the coding sequence ATGCAAGTAAAAACATTTCCTTTAGGTCCGCTTGAAACCAACTGTTATGTTCTTTTTCACGAAGGAAAAGCCGTTGCAGTTGATCCGGGCGGTGAACCGGATACTGTTATCGATTTTTTACGTGAAGAAGGACTTACCCTCACACATATCCTTGTAACGCACTTCCACTTTGACCACCTTTACGGTGTAAAAGCACTGCATGACGCCACTAATGCAATTGTGATCGGCGGCAGTGACGATGCAGTTCTTCTCGATTCAGAAGTCGGCAAAGGTGGTATGTGGGGCTTCCCTAAAGTTCCTATGTTTGATTTCACCCCTATTACAGAAGGTGACCAAACTTTTATGGATTTGGAATGCAAGGTACTGGCAACTCCGGGTCACTCTCCGGGTAGCCTGTCATTCTACTTCCCTGCTGCACAAGTGGTGTTTGTAGGTGATGTCTTATTCTACCGCGCCATCGGGCGAACTGACCTTCCAGGTGGCGACTTTGACGTACTGAAAAAATCCGTAACAGAAAAAATCTTCGCTCTTCCACCGGAAACCGTAGTATATTCTGGTCACGGCCCACAATCTTCTGTTCAGGACGAACAGATCAACAACCCGTATTTTTCTGATTTTCAACGCTAG